Genomic segment of Molothrus aeneus isolate 106 chromosome 3, BPBGC_Maene_1.0, whole genome shotgun sequence:
TGGAGGTGTCTCCTGAAGCAGTCCCTTGTCAGAACTGTTTCATTTCAGGCTTTGGCTTTTTGTTATTCTGTTCTGCAATGCTCAGTTTAAAAAACAATGTGGTGACCAAAGCTGTAAAACAGAGTTTCTGACAGATATTTGTTAAGTGTCAGTACATCAGGGTCTGAGCGTGGTTCCAGGGaaagaagggagcagcagctccactaTGCAGATTACTCTTTGTAGCCGTGACTTGCTTCGTTCAGTAGCATTTCACACCCCGAGGACTTACTGCTTCAGGGCAGAAAAAGCAGTAATGCTCCCTGATCCTCTGCTTGGATGAGGTGAGACTGTCCTGACAGCTAAGAGTCTGGTGTGAAGATTCCTAGATGGACCATGGGAAGATACAAGAAGATGCCCTCTCAGCATTTTGATGCAGAGAGGCAAAAATAAGGAGTAGATgaaatggtttttttcccatctgtgtgggaaaaaaaattttttttttttatatttggtACAACTGGCAGTACAAAGAGGGGAGCCTGTTCCTCCCCAGCATCAAAAATGCAAGGTACTCTGTCTTGCTTACAGAAGATTTTATCTTTCACCTTTCACTCTCTGTGGAAACACTTTCCCTGTGAATGGCAGATTTGCCTTCACAGCTAAGCTCTACAAGTTCATGGGACAAAATTATTGTCTTTGCAAATTGGCAGAGTTCTGCCAAACCTGTTTGACAGAAGTGATAATGGATTATGCTGGTGGAAAAATTTTGTCCTGTACTCAATTAATGGTTGCCAAAAGGGAAGTGCTGGATTTAGTATTTTCTTGGGCCTTTGCAACTCTTACTTCAACTCTTACTCTACTTAAGAAATGTATTTAGAAGCAATAACATCAGTTCTCTTCTCATTGTCCTCTACCACATCCCTGTGAAATAATGAGAATAAAGCATAAACTTTGTCCAAAAGGCACATAAAATGCTTTACAGCACACTGAGTTGTCACTTTAGTGTCTTTTACCTTGCACGATGATGACAGCACCATGGGCTTGCGGGCTGGTAGAGTTTTAAACTCGATTTTACATTCCTCCTAGACTGTCATTTCACTGCCAGGTGAAAATTTCATTGTTGGTAAATAAAACTGTAACTGCTGTAACAAACAGTGCATGAAGCAACTAGAAGCATTTATTTTGTGAGAACAGAAGCATCCCTTCACAGGGTATTTCTTCCTTCTGTGCACATGCCGCAACAGATCTGTGGGCAATGAGGTGGCTATTGCTTTCCTTCAAGATGAGTACTTTTGCTgtaatttcctttcaggaaacattttcctctttttgttcCCACAGAAGAAGATAAATGAGGCTGTTGTCCTATAATCTTCTGGGACAAAGACAAGGTTACTCACTGCTCAAAAGGAAGCTTTGGGTGAGGTCTCTCACCTGCCACTCTTGTGCCCTGCCACACTGGGCTAACACAACACTGAGTGCCAGCCAAGCTGCACATGCCAAAAGAAGACAGACATGGCCATGGAGCAAACTGAACGCAACCTAAATGCTACCGCGCACCTCAATTTTGCTTCAATCTACAACATCCATAATGGGGATTTCACCTCTTTGAGAaacttctctttccctttcaaTTTCACTTACAGTGATTATGACCTGCCACTGGACAGTGAAGAAGACATAACCAAAACCCATACCTTCTTCACAGCCAAAATTGTGATTGGGGTTGCTCTGGTTGGCATCATGCTGGTTTGTGGCATTGGCAACTTCATCTTCATTGCTGCTCTTGCCCGCTACAAGAAGCTGCGAAACCTCACCAACCTGCTGATTGCCAACCTGGCCATCTCAGACTTCATCGTGGCTATTGTGTGCTGCCCCTTTGAGATGGACTACTATGTGGTGCAGCAGCTGTCCTGGGAGCACGGCCATGTCCTCTGCGCCTCAGTCAACTACCTACGAACTGTCTCCCTCTATGTTTCGACCAATGCTCTCCTGGCTATAGCTGTTGACAGGTAAGTGGGATGCTATGACTGCACAAAGATGTAGCCACAGCTTCCAAAGttctaaaccatgtcctcaagtgtcACATCCACATTTTTTGTGAACTATTCCGTGGGTAGAATGTTTTGATGCCTGACCACTCATtcagtgaataatttttttctaattgtgCTGCAGTCCTGAGAGACTGCCTGCCTTTTACTCCAGGAATTTtaacaatttaatttaattgtaTCCTTTCTCAAGACTCTTCTCTCAGCCTCGTGCACCACGGAGTCTGACAGACCAAGACACTGAGCATCAGTCTGGTGCTGACCTAAGTCTGACATGACTGACTCACAGCCAGAGGCTGGCTCAGTAAACTCTTTACAGAAAGGCCATCATAACAAGATCTCTTTCATGTTCAAACACAATACACATCTCTGTAGACCCTATGCACATACATATGTGATGCCcacttcctcttcttttccccaATTTCTCTCATGTGCCATTTCAAACTTTAGTGTAGTGTTGCAGTTTTCAGTCCCTGATGCAAAAGTCAGCTCAGGAGTAGTTAGCCCTGCTGAGGGCTGTACAGATACAGCTTGTGTATGGCTGATTCAGCTGTTCCTGGTGTGCATGGAAGTCTGTGAAGAGACTCTGGAGAAGTTCAGAGGTGTTTTCCTTGGTGTGGGCAAAGGGACGATCAGCTCCTACAAAACAAATCCTTAACAAGCATCTAACAGAATAGGCTTTCAACAGCAGCTGAGGACTCAGGGTAAAGCTTCTAAACACTATCATGTATGCATTACCATTTTCTATCAGTTTTTCAGCTTTAACAAGGTTTTCTTGGAAAGCTCTGCCAGTGCATCCCAGGCTGATGAACTAATGGGTCATGGCGCCCTTATGTCTGCTAAGAAATCAGATTTATAGCATATCTTCCCACACATCTTTAAAAACAGGCCTGATTAACAAGATTAATCACTGAAGCTTGATGTAAGAACACCATGTTTTGGTTtcatggcttttcttttttatttatcttttttttttgcaagctATTGGTTTGGTAAACAGAGAGAAACCCCATTGTTTAACAATCACCTATTTCATGTTATGTCATGTGGATTGTTGACTTCTGTCTCTAAAAGGATCAGACTCCTAACAAAAGTCTTCCCATGTTTAGATCATTTAAAAGGAATCGGCTGTGTAAAGTGAGTAAGCCTGTCCCACTGCGGACTTTCTTTAGGGAGggctctctttcttcttcatccATGTCTATTCAcatgaaaaaatagaaatttcacatttttaaggCCACACCTACACTACAAAAATGCAACATTTGAAGAAGAAGAGTGCGTGGTAAGGGTCTAATATCCACACTGCAAATATTTAGCTGGGTCCCCTGGACCAAACACCCATTGGCATTTGGTGTGTTTTATGTACACTTTAGGAGCACAGCTTCCAGGATAGTTTCATCTGAATTCAGTTTGTGAACTGCAGAACCGCTGCACAGTAACAGCCGTGGTAAGCAAGGACAATCAGAAAATCCACCACAAAAGCTTCCTCCAGAATCTATTGGACAGATCAATCCCATCCAGTCAAATGTTCTGCTGAGCAGATATGCACATTTATgaatacatacacatacattaTGCCACAACTTACTTCCCTGGAACCTGATCTAAAAATGTTAACCTTCTGCTTCACAAGGACGCTGACTCATTTTGCTGTCCCCTGACATTTACCCTGCACTATTAAGAGCCATGAACAATTTATCTGCTTCCAATAACTGGCTGATGAAAAGTGCTGCTGACTTTCCATTTTACTTCAGAATAAATATATCTTAGGGATGCTATTCTATATACTGAATGTATATAGATGTAATAGACTCCAAAGGAATGAGAAATTCCACTTTTTGAAACAATACTTTGGGTTAAATACAGTTGTACTGGGATCTCTGATAAAAATCTCCCCCTAGCAGGAATACTACAACCTTGCAGCTTTACAGCAGTGCAAATATCTAACTCAAGTTTTCTGCTTTGCCGTATTACTTAATACTGCCTATTTAAGATGAATAAGCAATAGTCACCTCCAGAATACACATAAAAAGGATTTGCATGGGCAGAAAATAGATACACATTCTATTGGTGGCTTAAAATCATGTTCACCTGTAACCATACATTAGCATCACCTTCAGGTCTTTGCAACCCACAGAATAAccacagaaataagaaaaacattgtGATTTATATTTCACCTCTTTGTAAAAAGAGCTATTTAAGTAGCTCTCGGCCTagggaaaacattttcctgattctacatgtttgtgttttcttccctggaCCTGACTAGATGTGTAATACTGCATTTTTCTAACTCTTACTcctgtttaaaaggaaaagttgTGATACAAAATTGTAACTCAGCTCCAGGCTGCTACTTCACAACATGTTCTTACAGATGATTATGTCCTTACAGACAAGTATGTTCAGGCTCTCCCCTCAGGAATAACAGCAATTTCCTCCTGCCCAATTCTGTTTGCTTGTATTCTGAAGTGTGTTCTGACCAGTGTTTTCAGACTtcattttgaatatatttttctgttctaGGTATTTGGCCATTGTTCACCCACTGAAACCACGCATGAATTATCAAACAGCAACCTTCCTCATTGCCTTGGTCTGGGTCATCTCCATACTTGTAGCTATTCCATCTGCATACTTTGCTACTGAAACTGTGTTGCTTATAGttaaaaaccagaagaaatttttttgtggCCAAATTTGGCCAGTTGACCAGCAGATGTACTATAAATCATACTTTCTCTTCATCTTTGGCATTGAATTTGTAGCACCTGTGATTACAATGACCTTGTGTTACGCCAGGATCTCTCAGGAGCTTTGGTTTAAAACTGTCCCAGGATTTCAGACGAAACAAATCAGAAAGAGGCTTCAGTGCAGAAGGAAAACTGTTATGGTACTAATGTGCATTCTGACTGCCTATGTTCTCTGCTGGGCACCTTTCTATGGCTTCACAATTGTCCGGGACTTCTTCCCCACCCTTTTGGTGAAAGAGAAGCATTATCTTACTGCCTTTTACATAGTCAGGTGCATCACCATGAGTAACAGCATGATAAACACCATATGTTTCATAACCGTGAAAAACAACACTATGAAGTACTTCAAGAAGATCATGCTACTCAGATGGAGGACAACGTATAAGGGAAGCAAATCTAGCATAGATTTGGACCTGAGAACAAGTGCAATCACAGAGGAAGTAGACTGCATAAAACTACAATAAATTTTCTGAGGTTCTAATCTCACCTTTTTTGGAGAGGGGGCAAAGAGGAAATAATACCTTGTCAGAAGCTTCTTCCTTGACTGTGGGAATACCCTCTCACTGGTGAGAGCCCTCAAAAAAGCAGCCTACTTTGCATTCCCACCAGAATTCTTTTCACTGGTCTGCTGGATAATCCTTACACTTGAAAAGATGCTGTGCTTCAGTTCATACATCTGTCAATTTGGGATGTAGACACTAATTTTATAGTTGTTTAATAAGAACAAAGAAGTCTATGAATACATTAGAGTGTACTACAATGATGGAAAAGTTGAGTGCTGACCCTAGCAGTAATGCTTCTTTATTTCCTAAGAGAAACCTCTTAACACCTTTGAGCTTATGACTTGTACCTTTAAGCTATTTGGtgtccttttctttctgctcagaAGAGAAAGGATGCCAAGAAAGCCCATTTTGCTTCCAGTCACTTTTTAACCTCTCCGTTTACCTTTCCTGATGAAGCTTCTTGAAGTCTACAGACCACCAGCTTTCTATTGTCATTGGACAATACGCACAGCATGCTCTTATGAAAGGCACATGCTCTGAAAGCTAAAATCTGCTTCATAGTCAAGTGAAAACCTCAAGTTTCTTCCTGTTACACCTTGTTTAAGAATGCTTTATCAATATTCCACTCTTTATTTTTATGGAGAGTTTTAACTCTGTTATGCATTTGGAAATGTCACAGATATATATGAAAAGGATCTACTCCCTCACCTCCAGGCACCCTGTGGCCAGCTTCTGCTGCCTTGAGATGCTGAGCTCCTCACAGAATCAATCACAAAACTGTAGGACTTGGGAATAACATCTCCACATTGTCTAGCCCATCCTTCTGCACATGTTAGCCAGGATTGTGTCCAGCTAGGCTTTGACTGACTCCAGGGAATGCTGACAGTCTCTGTGGATCACCAGTGTCAGTGCTCAACAGCTCTCACTCAgtgaaaaagtgttttcttacaTTCAGATGGAGTTTCATGTGTTTTACCTTGCTTGTCAGTGGGATCCATATAAACCTACAGCATGGTGGTGGGTAAAATCCAACCAGACATCTTACCAAGTCTGTGTGCACCTTCACGATAAAGGATAAGCAACACCAAAATATCAAGGAGATCCCGAGATGATCCATCCATCTTTCTGGGAGCAAGACAGGCTTAGGCTTCAGCGACCCAGCCTCTGGTTGAGTTGAGAAGCTTATTGTCTGCTCAGATATGACTCAACTCCAGAtgaattctgcttttccttctgcagtgcCTCTTTTACTGTTCTGATTTAGTGCAACTCCAGTTTGGATGTTTCTAAAATGATAATTGTGACAAAGCAGGTGACAGTAATACATACTCATTTCAACTACACATAAGATATAACAGACTTCTGTGTATGGtaataaaatcttttctgtTGTGATGACAAATGCGTATGTGGTTGTGCTTACTTTTGGAGTCAATGGTTTTGGTAAATAACTTGTCTATTTGAGAATTTAAAGTGAGCAGCAAATAAAATATGACCTCAGTATAAgcattctgaattattttttgtcttctcttAGCCATCACTTTCTTACCCAACTGAGTAATGTGAATGATCCCAttgctgctgaagaaaaattGACCAATTAAAGGGCAAAAGGATATTCAAATCCATTAAAATGGTCAAAGCTGCTCTTAAATATATGTTGAAGAGTATTTCATCGTTTGCTGTTAGGCAAAATAATGACTGAAATCATCCTTCAAAATGTCAGTTTTAAACAGGGGTAAATACTAAATTCATTTGTTTTCCAGCCTGCCACAGAAATTTAAAGGACCGGAGAGTTTACGTATTTCACTATCAAAAGGCTTAATCTTGTAATCTCACCTGAAATCTCATGGTTTCTTCTGAAACCTGCCCTAGTTGTAAGGGATTAGCTAACATTACTGCCTGTTATTAGAGTGTGTGATACTCCTTCCACCCGTTTTCCCTGCATGGTTTTGGTGCAACAAATTCAAC
This window contains:
- the PROKR1 gene encoding prokineticin receptor 1 yields the protein MAMEQTERNLNATAHLNFASIYNIHNGDFTSLRNFSFPFNFTYSDYDLPLDSEEDITKTHTFFTAKIVIGVALVGIMLVCGIGNFIFIAALARYKKLRNLTNLLIANLAISDFIVAIVCCPFEMDYYVVQQLSWEHGHVLCASVNYLRTVSLYVSTNALLAIAVDRYLAIVHPLKPRMNYQTATFLIALVWVISILVAIPSAYFATETVLLIVKNQKKFFCGQIWPVDQQMYYKSYFLFIFGIEFVAPVITMTLCYARISQELWFKTVPGFQTKQIRKRLQCRRKTVMVLMCILTAYVLCWAPFYGFTIVRDFFPTLLVKEKHYLTAFYIVRCITMSNSMINTICFITVKNNTMKYFKKIMLLRWRTTYKGSKSSIDLDLRTSAITEEVDCIKLQ